A genomic segment from uncultured Marinifilum sp. encodes:
- a CDS encoding relaxase/mobilization nuclease domain-containing protein, translating into MIAKIVKGQDFAGVVNYILDKKKGTELLDSEGLRLKNKETMIESFRQQSELNPRISKPVYHISLSFSAKDKWFLANELMVNIARQYMCRMNICETQFLIARHFDKEHPHIHLVINRVDYHGKTISDRNDRIRSEKICKNLTKQHGLYFAKGKEQVKVNRLHEPDKSKYEIYNALQKYVPESGDWLELVMNLEEQGISIDFKTKGKTTEVQGVRFIKNGLSFNGSKIDRQFSFSKIDARLKQNVKEQRFRSSERKLKVNSLLSELLIQSQKQNCRDEFYPERKHKLGKKIKKKSLRH; encoded by the coding sequence ATGATTGCAAAGATAGTGAAGGGGCAGGATTTTGCCGGAGTTGTGAATTACATACTGGACAAAAAGAAGGGAACAGAACTTTTGGATAGTGAAGGTTTGCGTTTGAAAAACAAGGAAACAATGATTGAAAGTTTCAGGCAGCAATCTGAATTGAATCCTAGAATTAGCAAGCCTGTGTACCATATTTCTCTTTCGTTTTCGGCAAAAGACAAATGGTTTCTAGCTAATGAACTAATGGTAAATATTGCCAGACAGTATATGTGTCGTATGAATATTTGTGAGACGCAGTTTCTGATAGCTCGCCATTTTGACAAAGAACATCCACACATTCATCTGGTCATTAACAGGGTAGATTATCATGGGAAGACAATTTCGGATCGTAATGACCGAATCAGAAGCGAAAAGATTTGTAAAAATTTAACAAAGCAGCATGGCCTTTATTTTGCCAAAGGAAAAGAGCAGGTGAAAGTGAATCGACTTCATGAACCTGATAAATCCAAGTATGAAATTTATAATGCCTTGCAGAAATATGTGCCAGAAAGTGGTGATTGGCTTGAATTGGTTATGAATTTAGAAGAGCAGGGGATCAGCATCGATTTTAAAACTAAGGGGAAAACCACCGAGGTGCAAGGTGTTCGGTTTATTAAAAATGGATTGAGTTTTAATGGTTCGAAAATAGATCGGCAGTTCAGTTTTTCGAAGATAGATGCTCGATTAAAGCAAAATGTAAAAGAGCAAAGATTTAGAAGTTCAGAGAGAAAATTAAAAGTTAACAGTTTGCTTAGTGAATTGTTGATACAATCTCAAAAGCAAAATTGCAGGGATGAGTTTTATCCTGAACGAAAACATAAGCTTGGAAAAAAAATTAAAAAGAAAAGTCTTAGGCATTAA
- the mobC gene encoding plasmid mobilization relaxosome protein MobC — protein MEHFKKGGRPRKSISQKRRYRVNVKMNTEEYYRLKAKSNEAKLSISEYMRQCITESSVRERITPEVQNQIRKLCGMANNLNQIARKANAQGYTNARREYIYLAEKIDEIIDQL, from the coding sequence ATGGAACATTTTAAGAAAGGAGGACGTCCCAGGAAAAGTATTTCTCAGAAAAGAAGGTACAGGGTGAATGTGAAAATGAATACAGAAGAATACTATCGTTTGAAGGCAAAATCTAATGAAGCAAAACTAAGTATTAGTGAGTACATGAGACAGTGCATTACTGAAAGCTCCGTTAGGGAGAGAATCACACCGGAAGTTCAGAATCAAATCCGAAAATTGTGCGGGATGGCTAATAATCTGAATCAGATTGCCAGAAAAGCCAATGCACAAGGCTATACAAATGCTCGTAGGGAATATATCTATTTGGCAGAGAAGATTGATGAAATAATAGACCAGCTTTGA
- a CDS encoding site-specific integrase, with protein MRLIVSYLLRSDRQRSKGLFPLYVRFTLNQKRVQLSTGIKVGRDDWDEVKQLLKPKASGAGVFNNQILKTTTELHDIYNQLVSLDEPFDVLDIKSRFLNEDKFEGLLKTFDYYLHTIKSNIGKGYAFKTLVHYKGSRKKLAEYINVHLRKDDIALNNIDYKFLNGFDVYLKKEYQIHQNTAWNYHKHLKRVLNLAISLEYIEKNPYTRFKVKLEKSHRDFLTLEELKRLENKEIDLIRLSTVRDIFVFACYTGLSYADISKLKRTHIQKRNDGNAWIIINRTKTKTECKIPLFENSLNIISKYADYPEEVLKGRVLPVSSNQKLNSYLKELAEVCGINKNLTMHMARHTFATTVTLSNGVPIETVSKILGHNSLKITQIYARVLDDKISKDMGKLKNKLGW; from the coding sequence ATGAGATTGATTGTGAGTTATTTGTTAAGGTCTGATAGACAGAGGTCTAAGGGGTTATTCCCATTGTATGTTCGTTTCACTTTGAACCAAAAACGGGTTCAATTATCTACTGGAATTAAAGTTGGCAGGGATGATTGGGATGAAGTAAAGCAATTGCTAAAGCCAAAAGCGTCTGGAGCAGGAGTATTCAACAACCAAATTCTTAAAACTACTACAGAATTACATGATATTTATAATCAGTTGGTTTCTTTAGATGAACCATTTGATGTTTTGGATATCAAAAGTCGGTTTTTGAATGAGGATAAATTTGAGGGTTTACTAAAAACATTTGACTACTATTTGCATACCATTAAAAGCAATATTGGAAAAGGATATGCTTTTAAAACGCTAGTGCATTACAAAGGCAGCAGAAAAAAGCTAGCAGAGTATATTAATGTGCACTTAAGAAAAGATGATATTGCTCTGAATAATATTGATTATAAATTCTTGAATGGTTTTGATGTTTATTTAAAGAAAGAATACCAAATTCATCAGAATACGGCTTGGAATTATCACAAGCACCTTAAAAGAGTTTTAAATCTGGCCATCTCTTTGGAGTATATTGAAAAAAACCCATACACCAGATTTAAGGTAAAATTAGAGAAATCGCATAGAGATTTTTTAACATTGGAAGAGTTGAAGCGATTAGAGAATAAAGAAATTGATCTGATTCGCTTGTCTACAGTAAGAGATATTTTTGTTTTTGCATGTTATACCGGTTTATCCTATGCCGACATCTCAAAATTGAAAAGAACGCATATTCAAAAAAGAAATGATGGTAATGCATGGATTATTATAAATCGTACCAAGACCAAGACAGAATGTAAAATCCCCTTATTCGAAAATTCTTTAAATATAATAAGTAAATATGCTGATTACCCTGAGGAAGTTTTAAAAGGGCGAGTCTTGCCTGTCTCTTCCAATCAGAAATTGAATAGCTATTTAAAGGAATTAGCAGAGGTTTGCGGCATTAATAAGAATTTGACCATGCACATGGCCAGGCATACTTTTGCGACTACTGTAACCCTTTCTAATGGCGTTCCCATAGAAACGGTATCTAAAATACTCGGACACAATTCGCTTAAAATTACTCAAATATATGCCAGAGTATTGGATGATAAAATTTCTAAAGATATGGGGAAGTTGAAGAATAAGTTGGGCTGGTAA
- the mutS gene encoding DNA mismatch repair protein MutS has product MAKQKKAVETPLMKQYYQMKDKHPDAILLFRVGDFYETFENDAVRASEILGITLTKRANGSASYVELAGFPHHAIDTYLPKLVRAGMRVAICEQLEDPKKTKKIVKRGIIELVTPGVSYNDNVLEYRENNFLACIHLEKKMAGIAFIDASTGEFLTAEGNFEYIDKLLGNFQPKEVLYQKGKEKVFHELFGGKFYTFTMDDWVFTESAAKDRLLHHFETSSLKGFGVQNLRNGIIASGAILQYLDFTKHSEAAHVTHLSRIEEDRYVWLDKFTVRNLELFGALNDGAHTLSQVMDKTLSPMGSRLLKRWIALPLKDTARINSRLDVVKFFHKNENEASSIEDEIRQIGDLERIISKVAVARVSPREVIQLKNALIAIEPIRDFCLNSGNDGLLKIGDQLNPCLSVREKIEKEIKADPPNMLSKGGVIADGVSKELDELRKIAFSGKDYLVQMQVRESERTGIPSLKIGFNNVFGYYIEVRNTHKDKVPEEWIRKQTLVSAERYITQELKEYEEKILGAEEKILSLETRLYNELVLGIADYISTIQLNAAMIGRLDCLLSFARLARENKYSCPEINDSQVIDIKQGRHPVIEKQLPIDEQYIANDVFLDNENQQVIIITGPNMAGKSALLRQTALIVLMAQVGSFVPAESAKIGYVDKIFTRVGASDNISLGESTFMVEMNEAASILNNLSSRSLILLDELGRGTSTYDGISIAWSIVEYIHENVKSKAKTLFATHYHELNEMEKSFNRVKNYNVSVKEVNNKVIFLRKLVSGGSNHSFGIHVARMAGMPKSVVKRANEILVQLEGNNNEESLGKPIGDLAQQREGYQMSFFQLDDPVLEQIRGEISDLDINNLTPIEALNKLNEIKKISGL; this is encoded by the coding sequence TTGGCAAAACAAAAAAAAGCTGTCGAAACGCCCTTAATGAAGCAATATTATCAGATGAAAGACAAGCATCCTGATGCAATTTTACTTTTTAGAGTTGGCGATTTTTACGAGACATTTGAAAACGATGCAGTTCGGGCGTCCGAAATTTTAGGAATAACACTAACCAAAAGAGCTAATGGTTCAGCATCTTATGTTGAATTGGCTGGATTTCCGCATCATGCCATAGATACCTATTTGCCTAAATTGGTTCGTGCGGGAATGCGTGTGGCTATATGCGAGCAGCTCGAAGATCCGAAAAAAACAAAGAAAATTGTTAAGCGCGGAATAATTGAGTTGGTAACACCAGGAGTTTCCTACAATGATAATGTGCTTGAGTATCGGGAAAATAATTTTTTGGCTTGTATTCATTTAGAAAAAAAAATGGCAGGTATTGCTTTCATTGATGCATCAACAGGAGAATTTTTAACAGCAGAAGGAAATTTCGAATACATAGATAAGCTTTTAGGAAATTTTCAGCCAAAAGAGGTTTTATATCAGAAAGGGAAAGAGAAAGTTTTTCATGAATTGTTTGGAGGTAAGTTCTACACTTTTACCATGGACGATTGGGTGTTTACAGAAAGTGCTGCCAAGGATCGTTTGTTGCATCACTTTGAAACATCGTCCTTAAAAGGATTTGGTGTGCAGAATCTTCGAAACGGAATAATTGCTTCGGGAGCCATTCTTCAATATCTCGATTTTACCAAACACAGTGAGGCTGCACATGTAACTCACTTATCGAGAATCGAGGAGGATAGATATGTGTGGTTAGATAAATTTACGGTTCGTAATCTTGAATTATTTGGTGCTTTAAACGATGGTGCTCATACTTTATCGCAGGTAATGGATAAAACCTTATCGCCTATGGGATCGCGATTATTAAAACGCTGGATTGCTTTACCATTAAAAGATACTGCCAGAATAAACAGCAGGTTGGATGTGGTGAAATTTTTTCACAAAAATGAAAATGAAGCTAGTAGCATAGAAGATGAAATAAGACAGATTGGCGATTTAGAGCGAATTATCTCAAAGGTTGCTGTTGCCAGAGTTAGTCCACGCGAAGTTATACAGTTAAAGAATGCATTAATTGCCATAGAACCTATTCGGGATTTTTGTTTAAATAGTGGGAACGATGGACTTTTAAAAATCGGAGATCAGCTGAATCCTTGTTTAAGTGTAAGAGAGAAGATTGAGAAAGAAATAAAAGCTGATCCGCCTAATATGCTTAGCAAAGGTGGAGTAATTGCCGATGGAGTTTCTAAAGAGTTGGATGAACTAAGAAAAATTGCTTTCTCGGGTAAAGATTACCTGGTGCAAATGCAGGTTAGAGAAAGTGAGCGAACAGGAATACCATCGCTTAAAATAGGCTTTAACAATGTATTTGGATATTATATAGAAGTACGAAATACCCATAAAGATAAAGTACCTGAAGAATGGATTAGAAAACAAACTTTAGTTAGTGCTGAAAGATATATAACACAGGAATTAAAAGAATACGAAGAAAAAATATTGGGTGCCGAGGAGAAAATTTTATCTCTGGAAACTCGTTTGTATAACGAATTGGTTTTAGGTATTGCCGATTATATATCAACAATACAGTTAAATGCAGCCATGATTGGTCGTTTAGATTGTTTGTTGTCTTTTGCGCGTTTGGCAAGAGAGAATAAATACTCTTGTCCTGAAATTAACGATTCACAGGTAATTGATATTAAGCAAGGCCGACATCCGGTAATCGAGAAACAATTGCCCATTGATGAGCAGTATATTGCCAACGATGTTTTTCTTGATAATGAAAACCAGCAGGTAATTATAATTACCGGTCCTAATATGGCTGGTAAATCGGCATTATTGCGCCAAACAGCTTTAATAGTTCTTATGGCACAAGTGGGTAGTTTTGTTCCTGCCGAATCGGCAAAAATTGGTTATGTAGATAAAATTTTTACTCGTGTAGGTGCTTCCGATAATATTTCGCTTGGAGAATCGACCTTTATGGTAGAAATGAACGAAGCAGCAAGTATTTTAAATAATCTATCTTCGCGAAGTTTAATTTTACTCGATGAGTTAGGTAGAGGAACCAGTACTTACGATGGAATTTCTATTGCTTGGTCTATTGTTGAGTATATCCATGAAAATGTGAAATCGAAAGCAAAAACATTATTTGCGACCCATTATCATGAATTAAATGAGATGGAAAAATCGTTTAATAGAGTAAAGAATTATAACGTTTCGGTAAAGGAAGTAAATAACAAAGTAATTTTCCTTAGAAAGCTGGTGTCTGGAGGATCAAATCATAGTTTTGGTATACATGTGGCAAGAATGGCTGGTATGCCCAAATCGGTTGTAAAACGAGCCAATGAAATACTGGTTCAGCTTGAGGGGAATAATAATGAAGAATCTTTGGGTAAACCTATTGGTGATTTAGCACAACAAAGAGAAGGTTACCAAATGAGCTTTTTTCAATTAGATGATCCGGTCTTGGAACAAATTAGAGGAGAGATCTCAGATTTGGATATAAATAATTTAACTCCTATTGAAGCCTTGAATAAACTAAATGAGATAAAAAAGATCTCAGGATTGTAA
- a CDS encoding saccharopine dehydrogenase C-terminal domain-containing protein produces the protein MKNILIIGAGLSSTDLIQYLLKQSDKYNWKITLGDMSLQAAQKKIGLHPNGTALRFNLKDLEQRASEISAADIVISMVPASLHIIVAKECLKYGKHLLTPSYVSSEMLDLHEEAKELGLSFWNELGVDPGIDHMSAMRVINKIKKEGGKLLSFKSFCGGLLAPDCDNNPWHYKFSWNPKNVVLAGQGIAQYKENGHYKYIPYNNLFNNIIKTEIDTYGEFEVYPNRNSLQYCKLYGLEDIPTIIRGTMRRPGYCEAWNILVRLGCTDDSYTIKNSQLLSNRSFLNSFLPGDLVHTEENLCKFININKNSEAFSKLQWLGLFSDKTIGIKDASPAMILQKILEEKWSLGEKDRDLLVMQHQFEFTNTGMKKQIISSMCYEGKDKDNTAMSYTVGTPLGIATKLLAIGKVNLPGVQIPTARELYEPILNELEVLGVKFIEKEIIL, from the coding sequence ATGAAAAACATTCTAATTATTGGTGCAGGTCTTTCTTCTACCGACCTAATACAGTATTTGCTTAAACAATCGGATAAATATAATTGGAAAATTACCCTTGGCGACATGTCGCTGCAAGCTGCTCAGAAAAAAATTGGTCTTCATCCTAATGGCACTGCATTACGATTTAACTTAAAAGATTTAGAGCAAAGAGCTAGTGAAATATCGGCTGCCGATATTGTTATAAGCATGGTACCTGCATCTTTGCATATTATTGTTGCAAAAGAATGCTTAAAGTATGGCAAACATTTGTTAACTCCTTCTTATGTTTCCTCAGAAATGCTAGACTTACACGAAGAAGCAAAAGAACTGGGACTTTCGTTTTGGAACGAATTGGGTGTCGACCCAGGAATTGATCACATGTCGGCCATGAGAGTTATCAATAAAATAAAAAAGGAAGGTGGAAAATTGCTTTCGTTTAAATCATTTTGTGGTGGTTTGCTTGCACCCGATTGCGATAATAATCCATGGCATTATAAGTTCTCCTGGAATCCAAAAAATGTAGTTCTCGCCGGACAAGGCATTGCTCAATACAAAGAAAATGGTCATTACAAATATATTCCCTATAATAATCTATTTAATAATATTATAAAAACAGAAATAGATACTTACGGAGAATTTGAAGTGTATCCAAACAGAAATTCATTGCAATATTGTAAACTTTACGGATTAGAAGATATTCCGACCATTATTAGAGGTACCATGCGTCGTCCCGGATATTGCGAAGCTTGGAACATATTGGTGAGATTGGGCTGCACCGACGATTCCTATACAATAAAAAATTCGCAACTATTATCTAACAGGTCCTTTTTAAATAGTTTCCTTCCTGGCGATCTTGTACATACCGAAGAAAATCTATGTAAATTTATAAACATAAATAAAAATTCTGAAGCTTTTAGTAAACTACAATGGCTTGGTTTGTTTTCAGATAAAACAATAGGCATTAAGGATGCTAGTCCGGCAATGATCCTGCAAAAAATTCTGGAAGAAAAATGGTCCTTAGGCGAAAAAGACCGAGACTTATTGGTTATGCAGCATCAATTTGAGTTTACAAACACAGGCATGAAAAAACAGATTATCTCGTCGATGTGCTACGAAGGAAAAGACAAAGATAATACTGCTATGTCGTACACCGTTGGCACCCCATTGGGCATTGCCACTAAACTTCTTGCAATAGGTAAAGTTAATTTACCTGGAGTTCAAATTCCTACTGCTAGGGAACTTTACGAGCCAATTTTAAATGAACTGGAAGTACTAGGTGTTAAATTTATTGAAAAGGAAATTATTTTATAA
- a CDS encoding methyltransferase — MANNYFDFKQFRINQVGSAMKVGTDGVLLGAWTEIDGAERILDIGTGSGLIAIMLAQRTSENVKIDAVEIDESAYEQASENINSCIWNKRIKIYHISFQDFCKTEVSSYDKIVSNPPYFMNGLNAKGDARTKARHADHLPFEELLEGAKKLLRSSGTFSLILPIEEGDYFIRIAKLSGFYLKRKVCVLPNPGKPAKRYLLEFSLHESLLQEYKFAVENGQRHVYSPEYIELTKDFYLKF, encoded by the coding sequence ATGGCGAACAATTATTTCGACTTTAAACAATTTAGAATTAATCAGGTAGGTTCGGCTATGAAAGTAGGAACCGATGGGGTTTTATTGGGTGCCTGGACTGAGATTGACGGAGCTGAGAGAATTCTTGATATTGGTACTGGAAGCGGATTAATTGCAATTATGCTTGCTCAACGAACAAGTGAGAATGTAAAAATTGATGCTGTTGAAATTGATGAATCGGCTTATGAACAAGCTAGTGAGAATATAAATAGTTGTATCTGGAACAAAAGAATTAAAATTTACCATATTTCTTTTCAGGATTTTTGTAAAACAGAAGTAAGCTCTTACGATAAAATTGTAAGCAATCCTCCTTATTTTATGAATGGCTTAAATGCTAAAGGGGATGCCCGAACCAAAGCCAGGCATGCTGATCATTTGCCATTTGAGGAACTGTTGGAGGGAGCAAAAAAATTACTAAGATCATCGGGTACATTTTCGCTTATTTTACCCATTGAAGAGGGAGATTACTTTATTCGCATAGCAAAACTAAGTGGTTTTTATTTAAAAAGGAAAGTGTGTGTTTTACCAAATCCGGGAAAACCAGCAAAAAGATACTTGTTGGAATTTTCCTTACATGAATCGCTACTACAGGAATATAAATTTGCTGTTGAAAACGGACAAAGACATGTTTATTCTCCTGAATATATTGAGCTAACAAAAGATTTTTACCTTAAATTTTAG
- a CDS encoding TIGR02757 family protein, with product MLDLNKQELKDFLEEKYDLYNRESFIESDPILLAKRYTRKEDIEIAAFMSASIAWGQRLTIVRNAKRITELMGNQPFEFIMNASDLEFEIFKDFKHRTFNGEDCIFFLKSLRNIYQNHSGLEGVFTQGRKQSGNVKGAISYFRKIFFEVDHLQRTEKHISNVDKKSAAKRINMFLRWMVRKDDRGVDLGLWNGIKSADLFLPLDVHTGNVGRKLGLLTRKQNDWTAVDEITKNLRTLDSNDPVKYDFALFGLGIFEKF from the coding sequence ATGCTTGATTTAAACAAACAGGAATTAAAAGACTTTTTGGAAGAAAAGTACGATTTGTATAATCGTGAATCTTTTATTGAGAGCGATCCTATTTTACTTGCCAAACGTTACACTCGAAAAGAAGATATTGAAATTGCAGCTTTTATGAGTGCTAGCATTGCTTGGGGACAACGCTTAACTATTGTTCGTAATGCTAAGCGTATTACTGAACTTATGGGAAATCAACCTTTCGAGTTTATTATGAATGCCTCCGATTTAGAATTTGAAATTTTCAAGGATTTTAAACATAGAACTTTTAATGGCGAAGATTGTATTTTCTTTTTAAAATCTTTGCGAAATATTTATCAGAATCACTCTGGTTTAGAAGGTGTGTTTACTCAAGGAAGAAAACAATCGGGCAATGTAAAAGGTGCTATATCTTATTTTCGTAAAATATTCTTCGAAGTAGATCATCTACAAAGAACAGAGAAGCACATTTCGAATGTAGATAAAAAATCGGCAGCCAAGCGAATAAATATGTTTCTGCGCTGGATGGTAAGAAAGGATGACCGTGGTGTTGATTTAGGTTTATGGAATGGTATTAAGTCTGCTGATTTATTTTTGCCTTTAGATGTTCATACCGGAAATGTAGGTCGAAAACTAGGACTGCTAACTCGAAAACAAAACGATTGGACTGCTGTTGATGAGATAACCAAAAATTTAAGAACGCTTGATTCAAACGATCCTGTTAAATATGATTTTGCTCTTTTTGGATTGGGGATTTTTGAGAAATTTTAA
- a CDS encoding ABC transporter ATP-binding protein, with amino-acid sequence MISAEQIKKSFGSVNVLKGVDLCIKKGEIVSVVGASGAGKTTLLQILGTLDRPDAGSIFYDGKDVSLLNETDLSAFRNSNIGFVFQFHHLLPEFTALENVCIPAYIANKSKNEATKRAKELLEMLSLGHRLNHKPSELSGGEKQRVAVARALINDPLVILADEPSGNLDSKSRQELHELFFTLRDQFNQTFIIVTHDPDLAELSDRQIVISDGQIEKNA; translated from the coding sequence ATGATCAGCGCAGAGCAAATCAAAAAAAGTTTTGGAAGTGTAAATGTTTTAAAAGGAGTCGATCTTTGTATTAAAAAAGGTGAGATTGTTTCGGTGGTTGGAGCCAGTGGAGCAGGAAAAACAACTTTATTACAAATATTAGGAACCTTAGATAGACCAGATGCCGGTTCTATTTTTTACGACGGAAAAGATGTTTCTCTATTAAATGAGACCGATTTATCTGCTTTTCGAAATTCTAATATCGGATTTGTTTTTCAATTTCATCATTTATTGCCCGAATTTACTGCTTTAGAGAATGTTTGTATTCCTGCTTATATAGCTAATAAATCTAAGAATGAAGCTACTAAAAGAGCCAAGGAGTTACTGGAAATGCTAAGCTTAGGACATCGTTTAAATCATAAGCCATCCGAATTATCGGGCGGAGAAAAGCAGCGGGTAGCTGTGGCACGTGCCTTAATAAACGATCCTTTGGTTATTTTAGCCGATGAGCCATCTGGAAATCTTGATTCTAAAAGCAGACAAGAACTTCATGAACTATTCTTTACTTTGCGCGATCAATTTAACCAGACTTTTATTATTGTAACGCACGATCCAGACTTAGCCGAATTGTCGGATCGGCAGATTGTTATTTCTGACGGACAGATTGAAAAGAATGCTTGA
- a CDS encoding calcium/sodium antiporter has product MDYLFLIIGFVVLLYSGDLLVKGGVALSSHFKISTLVVGVTVVSFGTSAPELFVSLDAALSGSPDISIGNIVGSNISNIALVLGFTAILLPLPVRSNSIKFDWPVMMGASALFYVFILNNKLETYEGIIFVLLLISFMVWTVWNSRRESRSMAEEFKKAKYSIPVSVLLLVASSFGLYYGANLLVDSAKNIAIDFGVSERVIGLTVVAFGTSVPELATSAVAAFKKEMDISIGNIIGSNIFNILGVLGVTSVVKNIQVSEAIISFDILVMLAVSLLLFLLILPLKNGKLHRWKGVLLMASYFIYVYLVFKQ; this is encoded by the coding sequence ATGGATTATTTATTTTTAATTATAGGATTTGTAGTCCTGTTATATAGTGGCGATCTGCTTGTAAAAGGTGGAGTTGCACTTTCCTCGCATTTTAAAATTTCAACTTTAGTTGTAGGTGTTACCGTAGTATCGTTTGGAACTTCGGCACCAGAGCTATTTGTTAGTTTAGATGCTGCTTTATCTGGTAGTCCCGATATTTCTATTGGTAATATTGTTGGCTCAAATATATCAAATATCGCCTTAGTGCTTGGTTTTACAGCTATTTTACTTCCTTTGCCTGTGCGCAGTAATTCCATAAAATTCGACTGGCCTGTTATGATGGGTGCTTCGGCCTTATTTTATGTTTTTATATTAAATAATAAGCTAGAAACTTATGAAGGAATAATATTTGTTTTGCTTTTGATTTCGTTTATGGTATGGACCGTTTGGAACTCTAGAAGAGAAAGCAGAAGTATGGCCGAAGAATTTAAAAAAGCGAAGTATTCTATTCCTGTATCTGTATTGTTATTGGTAGCCTCTTCGTTTGGATTGTACTATGGAGCAAATTTATTGGTTGATAGTGCCAAAAATATAGCTATAGATTTTGGTGTTAGCGAGCGCGTAATTGGACTTACTGTTGTTGCTTTTGGCACATCGGTTCCCGAATTGGCAACTTCTGCAGTAGCTGCATTCAAAAAAGAAATGGATATATCTATTGGTAACATTATTGGTTCTAATATTTTCAATATTCTGGGTGTGCTTGGTGTAACATCTGTTGTTAAAAATATACAGGTAAGTGAGGCAATTATTTCATTCGATATATTGGTTATGCTTGCAGTATCTTTATTACTTTTTTTATTGATATTACCACTTAAAAATGGTAAGCTTCATCGTTGGAAAGGTGTTTTGCTTATGGCAAGCTATTTTATTTATGTATATTTAGTTTTCAAGCAATAA
- the tatA gene encoding twin-arginine translocase TatA/TatE family subunit, whose amino-acid sequence MENMLLFISGGEIVIVFIVVLLLFGSKKIPELAQGLGKGMKEFKRAADDIKKEIKDETDVLDSIKDFKDDISKKL is encoded by the coding sequence ATGGAAAACATGCTTTTATTTATTAGTGGAGGAGAGATTGTTATTGTGTTTATTGTTGTTTTATTGCTGTTTGGCTCTAAGAAAATTCCAGAACTAGCACAAGGTTTAGGTAAAGGAATGAAAGAATTTAAACGAGCAGCCGACGATATCAAAAAAGAGATAAAAGACGAGACCGATGTTCTTGATAGCATCAAGGATTTTAAAGATGATATCAGTAAAAAATTATAA